The proteins below are encoded in one region of Campylobacter concisus:
- a CDS encoding DUF4810 domain-containing protein, which yields MASKIKLASLALFALFLAGCGHSSGPRSLYYWDGSYSSSLYSYLNEEGDTNEQISRLENLVQISTQKGYKIAPGVYAHLGLLYLNNGNLGAANANFDKEVENFPESREYINFIKGSKNLTPKKVEQKEGANNEK from the coding sequence ATGGCAAGTAAAATAAAGCTTGCCAGCCTTGCGCTTTTTGCGCTATTTTTAGCGGGCTGCGGCCACTCAAGTGGTCCAAGATCACTTTATTATTGGGACGGATCATATAGTAGCTCGCTATATAGCTACCTAAACGAAGAGGGCGATACAAACGAGCAAATTTCACGCTTAGAAAATTTGGTGCAGATATCAACACAAAAGGGCTACAAGATCGCTCCTGGCGTATATGCACACCTTGGACTTTTGTATCTAAATAATGGAAATTTAGGTGCTGCAAATGCAAATTTTGACAAAGAAGTAGAGAATTTCCCAGAGTCAAGGGAGTATATAAATTTCATCAAAGGCTCTAAAAATTTAACTCCGAAAAAAGTAGAGCAAAAAGAGGGGGCAAATAATGAAAAATAG